GGGTGAGCGAGCCCTGTGGCAAGGGGGGCATGCTGGGGTTGGCAGGTGTCAGAGGGACAGGACGCTGAACCTGAGGAGAGAGACAATGAAGGGGTGAAAAGAGTATGGCAAGTTTCTTGTTCAAGTGGACCCTTGGTGACCCACAGGGGCAGTGGAGCTGGAACAGAGACATGGAGCAACATTTCAACTTCTAGAGACAAAAAGGGGAAAATGAACTTCGCCCATACCAGAGAAGAACTTCCGATGCTAACAGACCTGCCTGCCCAAAGGAGGGCCCTGTGGGTGCCACAGACACTCTGGTGTGTTAGCAGTTTCCCAAAGCATGGGACATGCACCAAAAGCAGCAATTCACATGGCTTGAAACATATGCtttcaaaatctaaaaaaaagttttgtggtattggggattccGAATCCtccgcatgctaggcaagtgctctacgacGTAAACCACCTCACCTCACCCCCGggcttttgtattttgttttgatatCAGAACTGGATAActctgtccaggctggtctcaaattttcAATCATCCTGCCTCCaattcttgagtagctgggactacaggaatACACACTCAGGCCTGgttaaaatctaaattttaaagcGATGGTGGTATATagatgatgtttttaaaaagtcggtttttttcctttctttcttctgtttttgttttttttttaagtgttttgagATTTCCAAGTTCTAGTGATGCATGAAtttctataattattatttgataTCAAAAATTACagtgttaaaataattttggtaCTCCCTTGTTCcattaaaatacatgtattttaatggtgctggagatcaaacccaggtgcatggtaagtgctctaccagagCTATATATTCCCAGCCCGAAAATCATCTATTTTTAACAGTTACATACTTACTTTCACTATATTAGAAAAAAATCGGGTAGCATTTATAATTAGgacaaggccagcctgagctgtgaCAACAATGTTGACTGGCACAATACCACAGGGGGGGCCACACTGCCACAGCCATCTGCCTTAGGGAACCCATGTGATAGAGGTGCGTGTCTAGTGGCAGGGAACAGACTGATCTCCCGACACCCTGAGGTGAGGAACTTAACTTGCCTGGTCATTATAGCCCATCAAAGCCCGACGGCTGTTCTTGGGACCCAGGAACCTATTCACCAGCATAGTCCATCCAAGAGAAAAATGGAACTCGATGTCCTCCTGAAAGTCAGCACACAGCTTGTCACAGTTCAGGTCATAGCTGAGGGAGAAGCACTGGCGAGGGACCAACATGTCTATCTGATTCCGCACAGACACAGGAAGGAGGGGCTTCAAGCCATCTGTCAGGGATACAAATGGGGAGGAAGCACATCAGCCCAGGCCTGTGCCACACTCATACCACACTTTAGCAACAATGGTCATGCCAGCTGCTGCCAGGAAGGCAGCAATTCTGGGCAACAATTCTGCCCAGAAACCACAGAGTGATGAGTGAGCCCACGTGATGGACTTGCTGTGGCAGGCTGGCCAGTTCTCCCCAGGGCTATGCGGCCTAAGGATCCAAACCTGCCAACACTGTGGTAGTCCTGTATGGCACCCTAGAATGGATTCCCCAGGTCTCTGTATAAAATGAGTTCCTGGCACACCGGAACCTGCAGATATCGAACTGAATCATCATCAAAGGTGACAAGATCTAGAAAAGTCACCATTTCTAAGGTCAGCCTCTGGGTGATCTCTGGGTAGCCCCAGGCCCCAAGCTCCCCTGTGGCACTGACCTATCATGTCCTGCTGCATGGTCTGCAGCGAGCTGGTGATGGTCGTGGAGCAGCGGTCGGACATGTTTCGGCCCAGTCCTTCCTCTATGTGGCGGTGCAGTTCCTGCAACAGAAGAGGGAAATTAAAAGAAGAACCCCATCCAGAGTTCCTTCTACTGAGCCCAAGGATGAGATCTGAGGCTGGCCAGCCAGACCCAGCAGGCAGTGAAAGAAGGCTGACCAGGGACATGAGACCCTGGCTTCCACTTCCACTGCTAAGAGGCACTGGCACAAATGGGCCAGGACTGAATTGCTGTCTCATGGCAACTCTACCTAATAACTAAGAGAAGCAAGGGGACCTGCCAGGAGCACTCACTGCTTTGTGACTCACATTCTTATAAACCTTGAGGACTACTGGAGAGGGGTGGAAGTCCATCTGGTACTCATCAACCAGCACAGAGAGGCGCCTGATCTCCTCGGCCATCGCAGTAGACACCTGTGCCAAGGGAAGCACTGCTAAGAATCAAGAAGAATGTGGTTCAGTCCCGCAGGCACAAGAAGACTGTGTCTCTTCCTCACACAGGAGTCTCCTCTGCTCATCTAGAGAATCTATAGAATCAAGTCTGTGGAAGGACCTGAGAAACTGGCAATCAAAACACTCTGCTGACCCATATAGAAGGCCCAGAGGATGAGTACTTGCCCAGGGCCACACAACAGGATAATGGAAACCAGGGGGAGATCTATATTCTTGAATCAGGGCCACAACTTCCTCCTGGAAAGCTGAGAAGGCCCCTAAGATGAGAGCTCTGACTTGTCACTTTTCCACTTTGAACTCGATTCTGAGCCTGAATCTCCCCACAGTACCTCCTCCTCATTTCTCACCTGCCTTTCCACTTCCTCCGTAATCTGCTTAATTCGCAGTTTATAATCTTGAGCCAAAAGCTCCAGCTGTTTGTCAATAAATCTCAGCCGATCTTGCCGCTCTTCACGCATGTCCAGGCAGTAAACCCTGAGAGTAAAAAGTACTGGTCAGAAGGCCTGGGTTCCCCCAACTAAGTAGAAAAACAAAGGGGGTTGCCAGGGAGCCTTTTGACCCACTCTTATCCTGCCCGACATGTAAACCCCAAGAACCACCTTCCTCTTCCCAGGAGAAAGATGAGGTAGTAACAGAGGGGAAGGCACTAAAGGGAGTCAGATAAAGTCTGCCAACTACTATGGGAGAAAGATGCTCAACCTCCCATTGACCAgggatatgaaattaaaaagaggaCTCCTGTCTACATAGATGCCTGGGAAAAATGTGCCCCCTGCAGCTGTGGTGAGAGCTGCAGAAATGAGAGTTCCTACAGGCAGTGCTGGGGGGTGATGTGGGGTACGGCTGCTCTGGAGAGACACGAAGTCAAGTTGAGTAAAACCGAAAATGCACCTCCCCTAAGGCAGAGCAGTTGTACCTCTAGGAAACAGACCTAGAAAGACTTATGGAGGTGCACAAGGGAACACAAGCAGATGTCCACTGTGGTGGGGTTTGCAACTGCACAAGAAAAGCACAGTGTAGgggttagaggtgtggcttaagctgtagaacgcctacctggcaagtgcaaagttcaaaccctgataatgcccacccaccccccccacaaaaaaaaaaaaaaaaagtaaaagaaaagcaaattataaaGAGACCCCAATAGGAAAATAAGACATGTTCACAAGGGAGATTGTGCAAAAGTTAATATTAATGAACTCAAACGTGTACCAATAAGAGCAAAGAGTGAAACAATACTGAGtaggaagaaaagcaaagtgcAGAGACACACACAGGGAGCGTGTGCACACTCTTCAGGATGTACAGGAAAAGCACTGCTTAAATAGTAATAGGACTACACAAACTCACAATCCCAGTGTCTCTGAGGGGCAGGCGAGGTCAAAGAATCAAAGGGTATGtacatctttttctgttttattttaacttaatatAAAGCAAACACTTTGTTCTGTGTAAAAGtgcttttctacattttaaatttttcatacaaaatgttttaaaaatgtgttcaagccaggcatagtggtacatgcctataattccagcactcaggaggctgaagcagaaggatcccaaatttgaggccagcttcgGCCACTTAGCAATACCCTCCctcaaaagtcaaaaaaaaaaaaagcaacagcaaCAATGAAAATGTTGTTGAGGCTCTAGAACGGCTGCAGTACTCAACAGGGCACTGCATTGCCCAGGCCAGTTGGGGTGATCAGGTATCCAGTGGATGTCTACATGCCTTTAACATGGTCTTGTGGGACCCCAGATACTCAGCCTGCCATTAAGGGTCTGAGCACAGGCATGTCCTAGCTGCCTGAGGGAGAATGGTGCACCATCATTTCCCAGcacctccctccacctgtctCCATCTTGGGCACTTACCGCTGCTCCTGAGCCGCGATGTGCAGGGAGTCCATGATGAAACGAACAGCCTCTGCAATCTGCTTGGCCCTAACCGTGTGCTGCTCAAATTTGGTCTTCACTGCAGACTGGGAGATGCATTCCTGGATTAGACAGAGGTGTAGAAGGAGGTGGAGGCTATCAGAGGCCTACCACCAAGAGCTGGGCTCTGGATTTCACTGCAAGGGACATGGCCAGTGAGAGCTCAGGAGGCACAGAATCACCACATGCCCAAATCAAAGACTTACctcaagggctggaggtgtggatcaaacagtagagcacctgcctagcaagtgcaaagctctgagttcaaaccccagtaccgccaaaaaaaaaaacttacctcaAATCTCCTCTCGAAATTTTGAAACTCAAACATCCTCACTTGAAAGCCTTCTGCAAGAGCACCCCCTAGGAGAATTGCATTGAATTAGACCAGGAAATAGCCtggcaggagagaaaaataggGAAATCCCCAGGAGTCAGGCTGACAATGCCTACAGAGCAAGGACCTCTCACTCTTTTCACAATTTCCATTGACTGACTCAGCACAAGACCCAGCCAAGGAAAAGGTGGCCATCTGCTCCCATGGTTACCTCCTTCCGGCATGCCCTGGGCTTTCTGGATCCTGGCATTGAGCACCTCCTTGGCAGATACAAAGAAGATGCGGTCCCCAGCCTGGGCTCggtccaccacacccagctcgtCCACCAGGAAGCTAGTGCAGCGCTCCATGTGCTGCCGCCGCACCTGGAGCCCAGACAGATAGGTACATATGACTAGGGTGTGTCTGGGGAGCTCCccactgtctttttcttttaacgGGCAATATATTCACATGGTTTCAATATTCAAAAGGATAAGCATGGTGAAAGGCCATTCACCACTCTGCTCTCTGACCAGAACCAATACCCTGGGACTTCCTTGGGGTAAAGACTGCCGAAGGTATTTTAAGCTCATGCAAGCAGAAATGCTTAACAGGCCCCAAACTGCCTCTTGTACAGTCTTCTAATGCTCCACTTTGGTGCCCCAGAAGGAAAGGAATTGGGGGTATCATGAAGCCTAAACCTGACAAGTCCTCCAGGGCCTTATTGTTTAAAATGCATGAGCCCAGCTAGAAAATCCTTCCCAACCCCAATGTCCTAGGCTTTACTGGTAGAACTTAAAAAGCTAGCTGTCTCCTGTAGACATCCAGCATGTGTCAGGTGCTTTTAACGGACCTGACAGCAAGTCTCATTTATCACACCTCCAGCAAGTGAGGAGACTGAATTACCAGATGGGTTAAAGAATTTGCCAAAGTCCTATGGCCCAGCATCAGCCCGAATTTGAAGTCTGGCATGCTGACTTGCACACTTGATAAATAATCCAATACTACCAGTCTATTACCCcgttttctttcatttcacacACATAGTTAAGAGTTGTGAATGCTGgcggttcacacctataatcctagctacttgagaggctgaaatcaggaggatcacagtttgaggccagcccaggcaaataattcacaacaccccatctccaaaataatcagagcaaaatgctctggagatgtggctcaagcattagagtacctgcttcaaaccccaggcccagttaaaaaaaaaaaaaccaacaattaTTCTGCTCTTCTTCTTTTAAGCGTCTTTCCTGAACGTCTTCCTAAAGCTAAACCTGTTCTGTATGTGTTAATTTTCTATGACCCAAAGTGATCACTGGCTCTAAAAACACATAAGATAGTAGAGAAACTGAAGGAAAGCAGagtcagtgggagaggggaagggagccACTAACACTACCAAAAGACACTGTGGGGAACTCCTGAATGATTTTTGGAGATAACATTAATTCAGAGAAGCCACCAGATCTGATGCTGCCTATGCAGTGCTCCTGAGGGATGACAGTCCCCAAACTGTCAAATGGCGGCAGGCACCTACCTCCTCCATGTACTCAGGCTCCGAGGCAGACGCATCCCAGCGGTTGTTCAGGATGAAGATGTTTGGGCGGGAGAGACGCTCACTCACCTTGTGAAAGAACTGCTTCTCCTAGACAAGGGACAAGGCCTCAGTGGAGGATCGGCTGAGCCAGCCGAGGCCCCGCCAACCACCTGCCCCACTGGGACTGGGCAGATGCAGAGGAGTGTTACCGTCTGCATCAGCGTTGACTCTGAGTTAGCCACCAGCACAAACACATCAGCATCCAGGCAAAACTTGTCAATCCAGCTGTCCAGCTCAGTGGTTACATCAATTCCAGGGCTAGAGATAACGGGTAAGTCAACATGGTCAGGCACAAAGACAAGCTCTAGTCTTTCTGTTGTGAACAGGAACTTGTGAGGCAGCCAGGTAAGGGAGGAGAAAGCCAGGAAAGGAGGGAATCAGGCCTGGCCCGTGTTAGGGgatttttatttcccatttcctaTCCTTTCAGATTATCTGGAACTGTGGTTTTTAGCACCTATTTCTAtcacttttataaaaatgtaatgacttgtaatttttctttatgaatataCAATTAAAGTGAAAGTTTTGTATTTAAGTGAGTCCAGGTAAATGCTACAGTgctgtatttcttttctcttttggcagcactgggatttgaacttagggcctcacactttccatGCAGgcgttcttaccacttgagccatcccactagccctttttttgtgatgagttttttcaagataaggtctcatgaactatttgcccagggctggcttcagaccacaatcctcctgatctctgcctccttagccAGAATTACAGGGTGGGCCACCGGAATGGGCAGTGCTGTATTTCTTTGTATAGTTGTAATGTGTCCACAAAGTCAGGGCAAAGTGTTTCAAGAGGAATAAaatagtcaggcatggtggcacacacctgtaataccaactactcaggaggcagaggcaagaggatagtggttcaaagctaACCCACCCAAGttagcatgaccctatctcaaaaaacaaatacaaatgaaagagcTGGAGACgagattcaagtggtagaactcttgccagGAAGTATAAGACACTGgcatcaatccccagcaccacacctCCCTCCCTACACACACAGAGGAATAAAACACCCCACAATCCTCTCtaccactgcaacatacacactGGCTCTGGGCTGGGAATGACAGCCTCTCCTACTCTGAGCACCCTCCTATCTCTCAAACAGCCCACTCTTGGGAAATGTGCAGGGCTCAGACAGATGACTGTGGTTATGATAACCAGACACTGGAGGAAAtccaagaggcaggaggattcggTTGAGCCATCTGAAAGGCAGTAATGCTTGAGCAAAGACAGGGCCCAGGGGAATCAGCCTGAATCATCCAGAAATGGAAAGCTGATGCCCCCCAAACTGGACCTACTAGGAAGGCCCCTTCCCCCTTACCTGTCCATCAACACGAGGTCATCCTTCAGAAGAGGGCACTTAGAGTTGGGCCACATTACACTCACCAGGCTGCCGGCATGCAGCTGCTCGTCCTGGTGGAGGGCATGGGCCAGCTGGTTCACAGTCTGATGGTAGGGGGAAAGAGATCAGGCTGAGGAACAGCCAACTGCCTTGGCACAGTAGCCGGGAGTGGCTGCCCAACTGGTTACCCTTTCCTTTCACTTCAACTAGAAGTTGTCAGTACCAACTTTTTCCATTCCCCATTTAAGCCTCTTTCTTGGATGTCACACTGAAGCAAAATCTGTTCTGCactgattattattttttggggcggtactgggtttgaacccaggtcttgtacttgctaggcaggtgctctaccacttgagccatgctgccaagCCTGACTAATTCTTTGTGAACCAAAATGAGTATGTGATCCCAAGCTAGAATGTGGCTGCCTCTCACTAAAATGAAAGCATGTCAGCCCTTTGCTGGTGTGGCAGAATTCCAGAGAGAACCGCTCCCTGGAGGCATCCCAAGGAAGACCAGTGTGCGCTCCCTTCTCTACACAATGCAGAGTTAACCATCTGCTCTGCCTCAACAAGTTCTTGGTGCTCCACCTTTCTGATCCCCCCGCCCCCAAAAGCACTCACATCCTCAAAAGAGCTGGTCAGAAACCTTATGTGGAAGGTTTCCTATCTTCCACATAAGGGAGGTATCACCGTCTCCTTAGAAGTGGGGTCAATCCTGTCACATGGACATCTAGTTGGCCCTAGCCCAGACTCTGCTCAGCACTGGTCCTGGGCACCCACCTTGATGCTCCTTTTCTCCTCTGAGCCCTCAGTAAGGAGGAAGGCCTCATGGCCATCTGTGCCTCCCACCCGCAGGAAGCAATTGGTGGTGTGGCCGATCCCGGAGGGCAGAACTTTGTCCCAGAGCATGGCGTTGATCACAGTGCTCTTCCCATTGCTCGTCCTACAAGGAAATAACAGCTGTCAGCCAAGCTACGGTTTGGGCTTTCATGACATAGTGACCAGCCTGACCACAGTGCTGTTCTCTGCAATGTCACCAGTGGCTAGATGGCAACAAGAGGAAGGCTCCATGTTTATTAAAATGGTAAGGCAAAGTCCCTCAGTGTGTACCTGTGATGGGTCCCAGTTCATCACTTCAGACAAATTTACAAGGTGTTTGTGCAGTGTGGTAACCACCTTTCAGTAAGCATCTCAgtacctgcctcccaagtataaCCCTCTTCTCTCCCTGAACCACAGATTCTGCCCCAAGGCTGTGTTCCTGCATAACATCCTCAGTGAAATGACCCTATGTCCTTGTCTACACTGGCCTGCTGGGCTACTcttccccaccccgccccacGTTCCTCTTCACTCATGAGGCCTTACCTGTCAGGACCACAGTGCCAGGCAAAGAGAAGATTCCTTTCAGCATTCTTCTTACCACAGCCCTTTCTACATTCTGCATCTTGACAACAGCTTGACTCAGCACTTGTTCACTCTGGGTTTTAGAGCTTTCCACCTGTGCTAAATACTCACCCTCATTCAGAGTGATGGCTTCCTAGTCACAGGCCTTCCCTAATGTCCAGTGAGACAGGCAGCCAATAGCTCACCCAGGCAAGAGCTACACCAGCGTGAGGATGAAGAAATGACAAGCCAGGGTTGCTAAGAGCCACACCTGAGGTCACAAGTCATCAGGGACAGGAGCTGAGGCACAGTGCCTACTGTCCAGGCTACTACCATGTGCCCAGCATACAACTTATCTAGAAGTCTTTGTTCCTGtacgttatttttttttttcttttgagacaaggttttgctgtatagcccaggcaggCTTGAATtcgtgatccttctgcttctgcattcccaaattctgggattaccaGTGTAAACCATCAGACCTGgctggattttaatttttcttttcccagcaccggggcttgaactcaaggcctcacatttgctaggcttgtgaggcaggcactctgccagtcctgttttgtattgaatttttccgagataggatctcatgaactatttgcctcggaCTGGCTTTGagccgtgatcttcctgatctctgtctcctgggtagctaggattacaggcatgagccaccggcacccagcataatttctttttaagtgtCTGCTACAGCCtagcatggtgatgcatgcctgttatcttagcactgaggaggcagagacaggaaaatcacaagttcaagggcagcctggttATACAGCAagactgtttcaaaataaaaacaatgctgggtgccggtggctcatgc
The sequence above is a segment of the Castor canadensis chromosome 7, mCasCan1.hap1v2, whole genome shotgun sequence genome. Coding sequences within it:
- the Mfn2 gene encoding mitofusin-2; the protein is MSLLFSRCNSIVTVKKDKRHMAEVNASPLKHFVTAKKKINGIFEQLGAYIQESATFLEDTYRNAELDPVATEEQVLDVKGCLSRVRGISEVLARRHMKVAFFGRTSNGKSTVINAMLWDKVLPSGIGHTTNCFLRVGGTDGHEAFLLTEGSEEKRSIKTVNQLAHALHQDEQLHAGSLVSVMWPNSKCPLLKDDLVLMDSPGIDVTTELDSWIDKFCLDADVFVLVANSESTLMQTEKQFFHKVSERLSRPNIFILNNRWDASASEPEYMEEVRRQHMERCTSFLVDELGVVDRAQAGDRIFFVSAKEVLNARIQKAQGMPEGGGALAEGFQVRMFEFQNFERRFEECISQSAVKTKFEQHTVRAKQIAEAVRFIMDSLHIAAQEQRVYCLDMREERQDRLRFIDKQLELLAQDYKLRIKQITEEVERQVSTAMAEEIRRLSVLVDEYQMDFHPSPVVLKVYKNELHRHIEEGLGRNMSDRCSTTITSSLQTMQQDMIDGLKPLLPVSVRNQIDMLVPRQCFSLSYDLNCDKLCADFQEDIEFHFSLGWTMLVNRFLGPKNSRRALMGYNDQVQRPVPLTPANPSMPPLPQGSLTQEELMVSMVTGLASLTSRTSMGILVVGGVVWKAVGWRLIALSFGLYGLLYVYERLTWTTKAKERAFKRQFVEYASEKLQLIISYTGSNCSHQVQQELSGTFAHLCQQVDVTRENLEQEIAAMNKKIEILDSLQSKAKLLRNKAGWLDSELNMFTHQYLQPSR